The Rhinatrema bivittatum chromosome 4, aRhiBiv1.1, whole genome shotgun sequence genome window below encodes:
- the GPR68 gene encoding ovarian cancer G-protein coupled receptor 1, with amino-acid sequence MGNVTEKTVDSNFTNCSIAHNIHQTWFPVVYVFVFVVGFPANCLSLYYGYLQIKARNELGIYLCNLTVADLLYLFSLPFWLQYVLQHDNWTYNELMCKICGFLLYENIYISIGFLCCISIDRYLALVHPFRFHKLRTMKAAIFVSAIIWTKEFLTSFFLFKHGEVTKDPESHVVCFEHYPIKSWEHTINYYRFFAGFLFPIFLLLFSYYCILRVVRKSHGTQAKKKIQIKQLVLSTVIIFLVCFGPYHVLVVVRSLFENNCAFAAQIFNVYHFSLSLTCFNCVADPVLYCFASESTYKDFTRVRNCCLRCLRCSKVDTKESFQLDAPEIFRSSGTLAEKENEVLNKQQVSSIHYNVEGIESPTGSLDRL; translated from the coding sequence ATGGGGAACGTTACAGAAAAGACAGTCGACAGCAACTTTACAAATTGCTCTATTGCTCACAACATACACCAGACGTGGTTCCCTGTAGTGTATGTCTTTGTGTTTGTGGTGGGTTTTCCAGCTAATTGCCTTTCGCTCTACTACGGATATTTGCAAATTAAAGCCAGGAACGAACTTGGGATTTATCTCTGCAACTTGACCGTGGCAGACCTGCTCTATCTCTTCTCTTTGCCTTTCTGGCTCCAGTACGTTCTGCAGCATGACAACTGGACCTACAACGAGCTGATGTGCAAAATCTGCGGCTTTCTCCTTTATGAGAACATCTATATTAGCATTGGATTCCTCTGCTGCATCTCCATTGACCGTTACCTTGCTCTGGTCCACCCTTTCCGCTTTCACAAGCTAAGGACTATGAAGGCCGCCATCTTTGTGAGTGCTATAATTTGGACCAAGGAGTTCCTGACCAGCTTCTTCTTATTCAAACATGGGGAGGTCACCAAAGATCCTGAGAGCCATGTGGTGTGCTTTGAGCATTATCCCATCAAATCCTGGGAGCACACCATCAACTACTACCGATTCTTTGCAGGTTTCCTTTTCCCCATCTTCCTTCTGCTCTTCTCTTACTACTGCATTCTAAGGGTGGTCAGAAAGAGTCACGGCACGCAAGCGAAGAAAAAAATTCAGATCAAGCAGCTGGTGCTGAGCACGGTCATCATTTTCCTGGTTTGCTTTGGGCCGTACCACGTTCTGGTGGTGGTGCGAAGCTTGTTTGAGAACAACTGTGCCTTTGCTGCACAGATTTTCAACGTGTACCACTTTTCACTTTCCCTGACCTGTTTTAACTGCGTTGCTGACCCAGTCCTCTACTGCTTCGCAAGCGAGAGCACCTACAAAGACTTCACAAGAGTGAGAAACTGCTGTTTGAGATGCTTGAGGTGCTCAAAGGTGGACACAAAGGAATCCTTTCAGTTGGATGCTCCTGAAATCTTCCGGAGCAGCGGGACGCTGGCCGAGAAGGAAAACGAAGTGTTGAACAAACAGCAGGTGTCTAGCATTCACTACAACGTTGAAGGGATAGAGTCTCCCACAGGCAGCTTGGACAGACTCTGA